The following are encoded together in the Alteromonas gilva genome:
- the rpe gene encoding ribulose-phosphate 3-epimerase, protein MQPFLIAPSILSADFARLGEDVEKVIEAGADVIHFDVMDNHYVPNLTFGPMICKALRDYGISAPIDVHLMVSPVDSLISQFADAGASYISFHPEASQHIDRSLQLIADSGCKAGLVLNPATPLHYLDHVMDRLHHILLMSVNPGFGGQSFIPSTLTKLKMVKQRIEASGQNIRLEVDGGVKVDNIAAIAEAGADMFVAGSAIFKQPDYAAVIQQMRDELATVSSAHQSVTK, encoded by the coding sequence ATGCAACCATTTCTAATTGCGCCATCCATTTTATCGGCCGACTTTGCCCGTTTGGGCGAGGACGTAGAAAAAGTCATCGAAGCCGGCGCGGATGTTATTCATTTTGATGTAATGGATAATCATTACGTTCCAAATCTGACCTTCGGTCCGATGATTTGCAAAGCGCTACGAGACTACGGCATTAGCGCCCCTATCGACGTGCATTTAATGGTGTCGCCGGTGGACAGCCTGATTTCTCAGTTTGCCGACGCCGGTGCGTCTTACATAAGCTTTCATCCCGAGGCGAGCCAGCATATTGACCGCAGTTTACAATTGATCGCCGACAGTGGCTGCAAAGCCGGTTTGGTATTGAATCCGGCCACGCCGTTGCATTATCTCGATCATGTGATGGACAGGCTCCACCATATATTATTAATGTCGGTTAACCCGGGGTTTGGCGGTCAGTCTTTTATCCCGTCGACGCTTACCAAGCTGAAAATGGTAAAACAACGCATTGAAGCCAGCGGGCAAAACATTCGCCTTGAAGTTGACGGCGGTGTCAAAGTCGATAATATCGCAGCCATTGCTGAGGCAGGCGCCGATATGTTCGTTGCCGGTTCTGCCATTTTTAAACAGCCCGATTATGCAGCGGTAATTCAACAAATGCGCGATGAGTTGGCGACAGTGTCGTCAGCCCATCAGTCAGTGACAAAATAG